TCTGCCACAAACTCGGGGTAGAGGCGCTCGACGCACTCCTCGCACAGGCCGTGGCTGAACTCCGCGTGGGAGTGCTCGCGGATGTAGGCCTCGAGCCGGGTCCAAGCGCCCTGCTCGTTGCGGATCTTCTTGCACCCGGCGCAGATGGGGATGATGCCGCGAAGCGTCCGGATCTCTCCCAGGGCTGCCTGGAGCTCCCCGATCTTTCCGGCGAGGCGCGCCTGGAGGGCCAGCATCCGCGTGCCCACGTCGATGCGGGCTCGAAGCTCCTCCGGGTCGAAGGGCTTCACCACGTAGTCGTCGGCTCCGGCATCGAGGCCGCGGGCAAGATCTGCCTTGGCGCTCCGGGCCGTGACGAGGATCACGTAGGGAGGGGCGTCGGGCTGGCACTCCTTGAGGCGGCGGCAGAGCTCCACGCCGTCCAACTCGGGCATCATCCAGTCCAGGAGGAGGAGCCGGGGAGCCCCGGGCTCCCGGGCCAGCTCCCAGGCCGCCGCTCCGTCGCACGCCTCGGTAACCTCGTGCCCCAGTTTCCCGAGCACGCCGACGAGGACCGCGCGGGAGGTCGGGTCGTCTTCGGCGATGAGGATGTTCACGTGGCTCTTCCTTCTCCCCCGGTGGTCCCGCTCGGCGCCGTTGCGCTCCGCGCAGGCTCGTAGGGGTGCACGGCGTGCGCCCGCGGGGGATGGGGCGCTCCGGCGGGCGCACGCTGTGCGCCCCTACGGGCTTTCGCCCTCTTCGCTGTGCATCGGTCCCTCTGCCGTTTGTGTCCCGGCCTTCATCATCCGATTCGCCTCCCGCGGCACCCGTTCGAAGGCCCCCTTCAGGGCGGGCAGCTTCGCTGCAGCGGCCGGCAGGTCGCCGCGGCGGGCGTCGTCCTCGGCTTCCCGGGCGAGGACCCGCAGCGCCTCGGCACCCGCGACCGCCGAGGCCCCGTGGAGCGTATGGGCCCGGCGCTCGGCCTCCGCCGCGTCGCCCTCGGCCAAGGCCTTCTCCAGGGCGGCGAGCTGGCGGGGGACGTCCTCGACGAAGCCCGCCAGGATGCGCCGGGCCAGGTTCTCGTCGCCCATGAGGCGCCGCAGCAGGCCGTCCCGGTCGAACGTCGGCGGGCCCTTGGGTCTCGCCGTCCCGGCCCGTTCCCTGTCCTCGCCTCGCTCCGGCGGCTCCCCCTGCGCCTTGCGGGGAAGCCACTTGCCGAGCGTCTCGCCCAGCGCTCGGGGCTCCACGGGCTTGGGCAGGTAGTCGTTCATCCCGGCCCGCAGGCACCGCTCCCGGTCCCCCGCCAGCGCATGGGCGGTCATGGCGATGATGGGCACGGCGCGGTTGTGCACCCCCGAGGCCGGGTCGCGGATGCGCCGGGTAGCCTCGAACCCGTCCATCTCGGGCATCTGCACGTCCATGAGCACCACATCGTAGGGCACGGCAGCCAGGGCTTCCAGGGCCTCGCGACCGTTGGCCACGGCGTCGGCCCGAAGCCCCAGCTTGGCCAGGATGCCCAGGGCCACGTCCTGGTTGGTGGCGTTGTCCTCGGCCAGGAGCACCCGCCCCGTCAGGAGCGCGGCCGAGGTCGGTCCGGGGCTTCGGCTCTCGCGCACCGTATGGCGCGTCACCAGGGGGTGGGGCGCCTTCTCTTCGCCCCGCGCCGCCCAGGCGTCGGCCAGGCAGTCGAGGAGCTCGGACTGGCGCACCGGCTTGATGAGGTAGGCGTCGAAGCCCGCTTCGGCGATGCGCCGCGCATCCCCCCGCTGGCCCACCGAGGTCATCATCACGAGCACCGTGGACGAAAGCGCGGCGTCGGCGCGAATGGCCCGCCCCAGCTCCTCCCCGTCCATCCCCGGCATCTGCATGTCGAGGATCGCCATGCCGAAGGGCGCGCCGCCCCCCGCCGCCCGCCGCAGCGCCCCCAGCGCCCCGGGGCCGTCGACGGCCTCGGCGGGCGCCATGCCCCACGAGGCCAGGCGCACCCGCAGGAGCTCCCGGTTGGTGGCGTTGTCGTCCACCACCAGCGCCCGCACGCCCCGCAGGTCGGTTGCCGCAGCCTTGGACGCGGCTTCCACGGCGGGGGGCACAAGGCCCAGGCGCGCCGTGAACCAGAACTCCGACCCCCGGCCAGGTTCGCTTGACACTCCGATGGTGCCCCCCATCTGCTCGGCCAGCCGCTTGGCGATGGCGAGCCCCAGCCCCGTGCCACCGTACCGGCGCGTGGTGGAAGCGTCCACCTGGGTAAAGCTCTCGAAGAGTTGGCCCTGCTTGTCCGCCGGTATCCCGATGCCCGTGTCCCGCACCGTGAAGCGCAGCTTCACGGGGTTCGGTGGGGCCGCCTCGCCGAGGCGGCCGTCATCCAAGAACGGCGCGCTCGGCGCGCGCGCCCTCCCCTCGCCCCTTCCGCCGGCAAGGCCGACGGTCACCGCCACCTCGCCGCGCTCGGTGAACTTCACCGCGTTGCCCACCAGATTGTTGAGCACCTGGCGCAGCCGCCCCGGGTCGCCCCGCAGCCGCACCGGCACGTCCGGATCGGCCCCGCATACGAACTCCAGACCCTTCTCGTGGGCCTTCACCGCCAGCGCCGCCGAAAAGTCCTCCAAGAGCCCGTGCAGGTCGAAGTCCAGGGCTTCGAGCTCCAGCCGGCCCGCCTCGATCTTCGAGAAATCCAGGATGTCGTTGATGATGCGCAGCAGGCTCTCCCCGCTGGTGCGCACCGCTTCGGCGTAGCGGCGCTGCTCGGCCGTGAGCCCCGTGTCCAGCAGGAGCCCCGTCATCCCGATCACGCCGTTCATGGGCGTTCGGATCTCGTGGCTCATGTTGGCCAGGAACTCGCTCTTTGCCGCGCTCGCCTGGGTCGCCTCCGCCGCCAGGGCGTTGGCCCGGGCGGTGGCCTCCTCCAGTTGGTCCACCGTCTCCCGCAGCTCCCGCTCGGCGCGCACCCGGTCGGTAACGTCGACGACGATGGAGTAGAGGAGTTTGCGGCCCTTCAGGTCCAAGGGCCCGCTGTAGACCTCCACGTCGCGAACCTCCCCGGAAGAGAGGCGGTGCCGGAAGGAGAAGTGCCGCCGCTGCTGGGCCCGGGCCATCTCGGCGAACACCTCTTCCTGGGTCAGGGTGTTGATGTCGGTGATCTTGAGGGCGGTGAGCTCCTCCCGGGAGTGCCCGTAATAGGCGCAGGCCGCCGGGTTCGCGTCGACGATCGCCCCGGAGGCCGGATCGATGAGGAGCATGGCGGCGTGGTTTCCCTCGAAGAGACTGCGGTACCGCTGCTCGCTCTCCGCCAGGGCCTGCTCCCGCTCCTTGCGCTCGGTCACGTCCTCCTTGACTGCGAGGAAGTGGGTCACGGCTCCGGCACTGTCCAGGATGGGCGAGACGGAGGCGAACTCCCAGTAGAGCTCCCCGTTCTTCTTCTTGTTGTGGAACTCCCCGCGCCAGGTCTCGCCCGCTGTGATCGTCTTCCAAAGTTGGGCGTAGTGGTCGTCGGGCTGGGTGCCGGCCTTGAGGATGCGCGGGTTCTGGCCCCGAGCCTCCTCCGGGGTGTAGCCCGTGAGCTCGCAGAACTTGGGGTTGACGTACTCGATGGAGCCTTCCCGGTCGGTGATGACCACCGAGGCCGGGCTCTGCTCCACCGCCCGGGAGAGGGTGCGCAGCTCCTCCTCGATATGCTTCCGCGCGGTGACGTCGCGCAGGATGCCGACGGCGTGCCACTGCCCACCCAGGGAGACGGCCGAGACGGAGAGCTCCACGGGGAACTCCTCCCCCCGCTTGCGCAGCGCCGCGAGCTCGAGCACCCGCCCCACGGCGTTGCCCTGTCCGTGGTCCCGAAACCCGTCGATCCCTCGGGAGAAGGCGTCGCGGAAGCGCCCCGGGGCGAGGAACCGGTGGAGATCCTGCCCGAGGGCTTCCTCCCGCGCGTAGCCGAAGAGGCGCACCGCGGCGTCGTTCCAGAGGGAGATCCTTCCCTCTGGGTCCATCATGATGATGGCGTCCTGGGCGGTGCTCAGCACCTGGTTCCACCGGGCCTCGCTCTCGGCCAGGGACTGTCCGAGGCGCTCCTGGTGCAGCCGGTTGCTCAGCAGCATGCCCACCAGCATCTGCCCCAGGGGATAGATGAGGAGCACCGGAGTCGTGATCGCCGAGAGCACTTCCCACGCCAGCGGCTTCGGGAGCCCCAGCATCCAGGCCAACATGGCCCCGTTGACGACGAACCCGAAGGCGTAGAGCTCCCCCCACGACAACTCCGCCAGCCGCTCTCGGCGCAGGCGGCGCCAGGCGATGCCCAGGAGGCCCGAGGTGAGGATCACGCCCACCCCCACGCCGGCGCCGGGGCCTCCCTGGAAGGTGCGGAAGGCCGCGGTGATGGCCACTCCGATGGCGGTCGGTACGGCGCCGAAGAAGAGCCCCGCCGTGGCCAGGAGGACCGAGCGGGTGTCGAAGAAGAGGCCGGGAGAGATGGGCCAGGGCGTGAGCATCACCCCGATGCCCATGGCGCCGGTGGCCAGCCCCACGATCACCTGGCGCAGCCGCGAGGGGCCGCGCAGCCGTTGCGCCGCAAGGACGTCGAAGACGAGGCACAGGGACAGGAGGAAGGCCGCGTTCTGGGCGAGGCCGAGGAGGGCT
This is a stretch of genomic DNA from Thermodesulfobacteriota bacterium. It encodes these proteins:
- a CDS encoding response regulator transcription factor, with the protein product MNILIAEDDPTSRAVLVGVLGKLGHEVTEACDGAAAWELAREPGAPRLLLLDWMMPELDGVELCRRLKECQPDAPPYVILVTARSAKADLARGLDAGADDYVVKPFDPEELRARIDVGTRMLALQARLAGKIGELQAALGEIRTLRGIIPICAGCKKIRNEQGAWTRLEAYIREHSHAEFSHGLCEECVERLYPEFVAEAKPPEDG
- a CDS encoding PAS domain S-box protein, with translation MIAAALLGLAQNAAFLLSLCLVFDVLAAQRLRGPSRLRQVIVGLATGAMGIGVMLTPWPISPGLFFDTRSVLLATAGLFFGAVPTAIGVAITAAFRTFQGGPGAGVGVGVILTSGLLGIAWRRLRRERLAELSWGELYAFGFVVNGAMLAWMLGLPKPLAWEVLSAITTPVLLIYPLGQMLVGMLLSNRLHQERLGQSLAESEARWNQVLSTAQDAIIMMDPEGRISLWNDAAVRLFGYAREEALGQDLHRFLAPGRFRDAFSRGIDGFRDHGQGNAVGRVLELAALRKRGEEFPVELSVSAVSLGGQWHAVGILRDVTARKHIEEELRTLSRAVEQSPASVVITDREGSIEYVNPKFCELTGYTPEEARGQNPRILKAGTQPDDHYAQLWKTITAGETWRGEFHNKKKNGELYWEFASVSPILDSAGAVTHFLAVKEDVTERKEREQALAESEQRYRSLFEGNHAAMLLIDPASGAIVDANPAACAYYGHSREELTALKITDINTLTQEEVFAEMARAQQRRHFSFRHRLSSGEVRDVEVYSGPLDLKGRKLLYSIVVDVTDRVRAERELRETVDQLEEATARANALAAEATQASAAKSEFLANMSHEIRTPMNGVIGMTGLLLDTGLTAEQRRYAEAVRTSGESLLRIINDILDFSKIEAGRLELEALDFDLHGLLEDFSAALAVKAHEKGLEFVCGADPDVPVRLRGDPGRLRQVLNNLVGNAVKFTERGEVAVTVGLAGGRGEGRARAPSAPFLDDGRLGEAAPPNPVKLRFTVRDTGIGIPADKQGQLFESFTQVDASTTRRYGGTGLGLAIAKRLAEQMGGTIGVSSEPGRGSEFWFTARLGLVPPAVEAASKAAATDLRGVRALVVDDNATNRELLRVRLASWGMAPAEAVDGPGALGALRRAAGGGAPFGMAILDMQMPGMDGEELGRAIRADAALSSTVLVMMTSVGQRGDARRIAEAGFDAYLIKPVRQSELLDCLADAWAARGEEKAPHPLVTRHTVRESRSPGPTSAALLTGRVLLAEDNATNQDVALGILAKLGLRADAVANGREALEALAAVPYDVVLMDVQMPEMDGFEATRRIRDPASGVHNRAVPIIAMTAHALAGDRERCLRAGMNDYLPKPVEPRALGETLGKWLPRKAQGEPPERGEDRERAGTARPKGPPTFDRDGLLRRLMGDENLARRILAGFVEDVPRQLAALEKALAEGDAAEAERRAHTLHGASAVAGAEALRVLAREAEDDARRGDLPAAAAKLPALKGAFERVPREANRMMKAGTQTAEGPMHSEEGESP